The region GATGCGCAGCCTTATGCTGGCCAGCTACACCGTCAATGAAGAGACGGCGCATGCACTGAGCCTCGCGCGCGGCGTGGCGGTGCGCGACGGGCTGATTGCCAAGGGCTTGCCCAACCAACGCATTTTTGTGGCCGCACCCAAGCTGCACTCGGCCGAAGCCGGTGACAGCGGCTGGAAGCCCTTGGTCGAGCTCAAGCTCGGCGGCGACTGACCTTTTTTGAATTGGATTGTTATGAGCAGTATGGATGTGTCGCCGTCAAACCTTGAGCGCATCACCTTAGGTGGTGGTTGCTTCTGGTGCCTGGAGGCGGTGTACGAGCAAGTGCGTGGCGTTCACGCGGTCGAGTCGGGCTATTGCAATGGCCTGGGGCCTCAACCCAGTTATGAGCAAGTTTGCTCGGGCAATACCGGCTATGCCGAGGTGCTGCGGGTGGATTTCGATCCCCGTCAGCTGAGCCTGCGCGAAGTGCTCGAAGTCTTTTTCGCCATCCATGACCCGACCAGCTTGAATCGCCAAGGCGCCGATGTGGGCAGCCAGTACCGCTCGGGCATCTATTTCCACAATGCCGAGCAAGAGGCTCAGGCACGCGAGGTTTTGGCCCAGGCGCAGCAGGCGCATCAAGGTCGCGTTGTGACCGAGCTGCTGCCTGAGCGCAATTACTACGCGGCCGAGGCCTATCACCAGCATTACTTTGCCCGCAACCCGGAGCAGGGCTATTGCGCCTTTGTGGTGGCCCCCAAGGTGGATAAATTTCAGGCCACTTTTGCTAGCTTGGTGCGAGCTTGACTGTTTTGATCGAGACGCGTGGCCTGCAATACCGTTACCCGCCTGCGAGCCGTGCCGGTGCTGACACGGGGCAAACGCTGCGCTTTGCTGATATTCATTTGGCTACCGGGGAGCATCTGCTGCTGCGCGGCAAGTCCGGCAGCGGCAAGTCGACCTTGCTGGCCTTGTTGGCGGGTTTGTTGAGCCCCAGCGAGGGTCAGGTCTTGATCGCAGGCACGGAGCTGCAAAGCCTGAGCCAGCGCCGCCGGGACGCCTGGCGGGGTGAATGCCTGGGCTTTGTGCCACAGCGCTTGCACCTCAGCAGTGCCTTGACGGTGCTGGACAACGTCACGCTGCCATTTCTTTGCGCCGGCCTGCCGCCTGACACCGAGCGGGCGGCAGGCTTGCTTCAAAGTCTTGGCCTGCAAGGCTTGGGCGGACGCAAGCCGCATCAGCTGAGTGTGGGTCAAGCCCAGCGGGTGGCGCTGGCGCGGGCCTTGGTACGCCGGCCGCGCATCTTGTTGGCCGATGAGCCCAGTGCGAGCTTGGACGATGAGCATGCCGCGCAGATGATGGCCTTGTTGATGCAGGCTGCATCGGATTCCGGCGCCTCCTTGTTGGTGGCGACGCACGACGCCCGTTTGCTGGCGCAGGCCCAAGAGGCCAGCGGCTTTCAGACCTTGGATTTGGGAGCGTCGGCATGAGGCTTTGGCGCATGGCCTGGACCTATTTGTGGTCGCAGCCTTTGACGGCGGCTTTGAATCTGCTGCTCTTGAGCTTGGGGCTAGGTGCGATCAGCTTTGTGATCGTGGTGAGTGAGCAGCTCGATGCCGGCATGCGCCGCGATCTGCAGGGCATTGACTTGGTGGTGGGTGCCAAGGGCAGCCCGATGCAAATCATGTTGGCGGGTGTCTTTCACTTGGATGTGCCCACCGGCAATATCCCCCTCGACACGCTCGAGACTTTGCGCGCGCACCCTTTGGTGGCGCGTGCTGTGCCGCTGTCGCTGGGCGATAGCGTGCGCGGCTTCCGGCTGGTCGGCACCACCCCGCAATACCTGGAGATCGGTGGGGCACGCTTGGCTGAAGGGCGTTTGTGGGCTAAGCCCATGCAAGCCGTGCTGGGGGCTGAAGTGGCCCGCAGCACTGGCTTGACCCTGGGCCAGCAGTTCAGCAGCAGCCACGGCTTGGGTGAGCAGGGCGATGCGCATGGTGAGCAGTTGTACACCGTGGTGGGCGTGCTGGCCGCGCAGGGCGGGGCGCTGGATCGGCTGGTGTTGACCGACTTGGCTTCGGTGTGGATCAGTCATGAAATGCATCAAACGCCGAGTGCGGCGACGGTGAAAGAGACGCATACCGGCAAAGAAGATCACGGCGACCACGCCGATCACGACAAAAATGACGACGATCACGGGGCGCATGGCAAGGCCGCCCCGGTCAGCCTGCCAACCCCCACCCAGCCGCGCGAGATCACCATGGTGCTGCTGAGCTACCGCAGTCCGCTCGCCGCCATCAGCCTGCCGCGCTGGGTCAATGCGCAGCCGGGCTTGCAGGCCAGCGCACCCGCGCTGGAGACCGCCCGCTTGCAACGTATGGTGGGGGCAGGTGAGGTGGTGCTGCGCGGCTTTGGCCTGGTGATGCTGATCTCGGCAGGCCTGTCGGTGTTTGTGGCGCTCTTGCACGCGGTACGTGCTCGGCGAAGCGATCTGGCCATGCTGCGCATGCTGGGGGCCAGCCCCGCGCGGGTGGCGAGTTTGATCGCGCTGGAAGCCCTGAGTTTGAGCGGCCTGGCCTGTTTGCTGGGTTTGGCTCTGGGTCACGGCTTGGCGGCAGGATTGGGCGTCTTGATGGCCCAGCAGCAGTCCTTGGCCGTCAGCGCTTGGTGGTTTTCTTGGATCGAGTTGATGCTGCCGGCACTGGGCCTGGGCCTTGCCTTGTTGGCCGCGACTTGGCCGGCTTGGCGGGCTTACCGCCTGGATGTGACCGAGTTATTGCAGGCGCCGCATTGAGTGACTTTGGGCAGGTGACCGGTGGCGCAGGCACAATGGCGGCTGAGATGAACAAGACCATGTCCCGCTTTCAATGTCGATCTGCCGCCGGGCTTGCTGCGGCCGCAGGTTTGGCCCTGGGCCTCATCGGCTCGATCACCCCGATGGACTCGGTATGGGCGCAGCCTGCACCGGTGATTGGCCAGGGGCCGGGCTTTCACGATCCGCGCAGTCCTTTCAAACCCTTGCAGGAGAAAGAGGGCGTGCTGACCTGGGCTTTGTTGTCTTCGGTGACGACCAAGCCTGACAAGACGCGTTTGATCCCCATTTTTCCGAGCGCAGTGCAAGCCCTGGACAAGAAGACCGTCAAGGTCCAGGGCTTCATGATGCCGCTGGAGCCGGGCGACAAACAGAAGCATTTCCTGCTGTCTTCCGTGCCCACCTCCTGCTCCTTTTGCGTACCGGCCGGCGCCGAAGGGCTGATCGAAGTGCGCACCAAGGAGCCGGTGCGCTACAGCCTAGAGCCGGTGACGGTGCAGGGCGTGTTGGCGGTGCTCAATGACGACCCTTACGGCCTGTTCTACCGGGTCAATGAGGGCCAAGCCGTGGTCAGCAAGCCCTGAGCATGCGATGAGCCGGTACCTTGATCAGCGTCCACGCGGGCAAGCCAGAAGCATCTGGCTGGCTTGGCTGTGCGCGCTGTGCTTGCTCGCCGCTCAAGGCCTGGGTCACTGGCACCGGGTGGCTCACGCCACGGCCGGGCCTGTGGGGCTGGCTCAAGTTCAGTCGCAAATTCAGACGAAAGACGTGGGGCGTATTGCCTCAGCGAGCTTGACGCTGTGGGGCCACCAACTGGGCGACAACGTGTGCTCGGTGTTCGACCATATCGCCCAAGACAATCTGCCGCATGTTGCGGCGCCGGTGGTCTTGGCCGAACTCAGCCCGCTGCGCTTTTTGCAGCAGGCGCCGGCCAGCGCCGCGGCGCAGCCATTCTGGAAGCGCGGCGCGCGCGGTCCCCCTCACTCGGCATGAATCCCAGCGATCCACTCACCCGCGGGTGAGTGGCGTTTTCATGCCTGCCACGCCGACAAGCTTCTCGGCGCTGGCTAACGAGTGATTTATGCGAACAAAAACTTTTGCGCGTCGGCCCCTGGCCGTCGGCGCCAGCCTGCTTTGCCTGGCCGGCTTTTCCTCTTTCATCGCTGCGCCAGCCTTGGCTCAGCAGGGGCCAGTTGCCCCAAGCGGCAATGCGACGGCGGCTGCTGTGGCCGGCAATGCGGCTTCGGCCGAAAAGCTGGACCGCGTGGTGCTCACCGGCAACCCCCTGCGTGCGGGCGAGCTGACCCAAGCGGTCGACGTTTTGCAGGGCGACGCCCTGATCCTGCGCCGCGCCTCCAGCCTGGGTGAGACCCTGGACGGTCTGCCCGGCGTGGCCTCGACCTATTTCGGTCCCAATAGCAACCGGCCCACCATTCGCGGCCTGGACGGCGACCGGGTGCGCATGCTGAGCAATTCGGGCAGCTCGGTCGATGCGTCCAGCCTCAGCTTCGACCATGCCGTGCCCCTGGACCCTTTGGTGGTCGACCGGATTGAAGTGCTGCGCGGGGCTGCTGCCTTGCTCTACGGCGGCAATGCCATTGGCGGCGTGGTCAACACCTTGGACAACCGCATTCCGCGCAAGGCCCAAGCCGGCCTGAGCGGCGCGGCCGAATTGCGCCTGGGCGGCGCGGCGGCCGAACGCAGTGGCGCTGTGGTGTTGGACGGCGGCACCGGCACGGGCCCGAGCGGCTTTGCCTGGCATGCCGACTTGGCCGCGCGCCGCGCCAGCGACCTGCGCACGCCCGAATTCACCAGCGAGGATGGCCGCAGCAAGCAGGTGCGCAATTCCGCCGCTGATAGCCATGGTGGCGCCTTGGGCGGCTCCTATGTCTTCAGCAATGGCTATGCCGGCGTGTCGGTGGATGACTACCGCAATGACTACGGCGTCACGGTGGAGCCCGACGTCAAGATCAAGATGCAGCGCCAACGCTTCGCCGCCGCCGGCGAATGGCGCGCTGCAGAAGGTGACACTGCGGCCTTGCTGCAGCGCTTGAGCTGGCAACTGAGCCGCAGCAATTACGAACACAAGGAAGTGGAGGGCACGGGCGAAGTTGGGACCGTGTTCAAGAGCGTGGGCCATGATTTGCGGCTTGAAGCGCAGCATGGCGCGCTCGGCCCCGTCCACGGCATGGTCGGTGTGCAATGGGAAAAGTCGGACTTCAGTGCCGAAGGCGCCGAAGCGCTGGTACCCAGCTCAAAAACCGAGAACGCGGCGATCTTTGTGCTCGAGCAATACGAGGCCGGGCCATTCAGCCTGTCGCTCGGTGGCCGCTTGGAGTCGGTGCGGATTGAGTCCGCAGGCGACGCCGCTGGCGCCGAGCCGCGCTTCGGCCCAGCCGTAACACAGCGCTACAAGCCGCGCAGCGCTTCGCTCAGCGCGAGCTACCGCCTGCCGCAGATCGCGCAAGGCTTGAGCCTCAACGCCAATCTCAACAGCACCGAACGGGCGCCGATGTTTTACGAGCTGCATGCCAATGGCGTGCATGTGGCCAGCGGAGCTTATGAGCGTGGTGACGCCAGCTTGGGCCTGGAAAAAGCAAAGGGTGTTGACCTGGGCCTGCAATGGAAAACGGCCGAGCATTTGTTGCGCCTCAATGTCTACCAGACCCGCTTCTCTAGCTATATCGCGCTGGATGCCACCGGCGAGCCCGAGATCGAAGGCATGCCGGTCTACGCCTTCAAATCGGTGCCGGCCACCTTGAAGGGCTTTGAGCTGGAAGGACGCTGGACCTTGCCGGCGGCGATGTCCGCCTTCGCAGGGGCTGGTACGGTGCTGAGCCTGTCGGCCCAGCTCGACGGCGTGCGCGGCGAGAACCGCGCCACCGGCGAAGCTTTGCCGCGGCTGGCGCCGCTGCGCGCCAGCTTCGGCTTGGATGCGCAGAGCGGGCTGTGGTCCGGCCGACTGGAATGGCGTCTGTCGGCCCGCCAGGATCGGGTGCCTAGTCTGGACACGCCCACGGCGGGTTACGGCCTGCTCAAGGCCAGCATTGCGCGCCAGTTCATGTTGGGTCAGTCCGACGCGCTGTGGTACTTGAAGCTGGACAACATCACCAACAAGCTGGCCTATAGCGCGACCTCGGTGGCGACCATTCGCGAGCTGAGCCCTATGGCCGGTCGTTCTCTGCACACCGGGGTGCAGGTTCGCTTCTGAGCTGAAAGGGCCTGACTTAGCGCGTCAGGACGCGTCAGGGCGTGGCAGGGGACTCAAGTCATCAAGGCGCCAAGCGCTCCTTGATCCACTGCCCGCCTTCTTGGCGATAGCACAGCCGGTCATGCAAGCGTGAGCGGCGACCTTGCCAGAACTCCCAGCGCTGGGGCACCAGGCGGTAGCCGCCCCAATGCGGTGGGCGCTCGGGGTTGAGTCCGTGAGTCATGGCGGCTTTGGCGGCATTGGTAACCAAAACGCCACGCGAGCTGATCACCTGGCTTTGCGGTGAGGCCCAGGCGCCCAGCCGGGAATCCAGCGGCCGCGAGCGGTAGTAGGCGTCGGACTCGGCGCCGTCGACACGCTCGACCCGACCTTCGATGCGCACCACCCGCTCCAGCTCCACCCAGTGGAACTGGAGTGCGGCCAGCGGGCTGTGCGCCAGCTCTTGGCCTTTGCGGCTGTCGTAATTGGTGAACCAAACCAGGCCGCGCTCATCAAAACCCTTGATCAACACGATGCGGGTGGACGGTTGCCCGTTCGCGCCGACCGTGGCCAGGGTCATGGCATTGGGCTCGGGGATTTCGCTGGCCAGGGCTTGATCCAGCCAGGTCTTGAATTGGGCCAGGGGTTGCTCGGCGCTCAAGGCTTCATCGAGTTCGCCTTGTTCGTAGCTCTTGCGGAGGTCGGATAGTTTGCTCATAGGCCTAAGTATGCGACGTTTGGGCATTGCCGGACTGGCGCCTGGGTGACGCGCTCATCACGCCCAGCGTGCCGAACACGCCTGCAAGGCCCAGTCGGTGCGTAAAACACCTTAGGTGTTGGCCCCACTTCCACGCTGGCGGCCCGGGCGGCATGCTGACGGTCAGTGCAAGCTCGGCGCTTTGATCGGGCAACACTGGGGAAAAACATAAGGTTCAGGATGAAAAGAAGGCGACCGGCGCTGGTCGTGCTTGCGGCAGGGCGCGGTATCAGATTTCACGGCCAGGGCCATAAGCTGGCGCAGCGGCTCGGTGCAGACACCGGTGGCGAGCCATCCCCCATGCCAGCCGAAGACGAGGCCTTCCAAGCCGATATCGACGATGCCTCGCGAGACACCCTGTTGTCACGCAGCCTGCGCAATGCCATGGCCACAGGCTTGCAGTTGGTGGTGGTCACGACCCCTAAGTTATTGCACCTGGTGCAGGGCTGGGTCGCTTCGGTGGACCTGGTGGTCTTGCCCGAGATGGATCAGCAGGGTCGGGCCAGCCCGGTCGGCATGGGCTACTCGATTGCGGCCGGGGTGCGCGCCAGCGGTGATGCGGAAGGCTGGTTGATCATGCCGGCCGATATGCCCTTGCTGCGCGCAAGCAGCATCTTGGCCGTGGCCGATGCGCTGGAGCAATACCCGGTGGCCTTCGCCCAGTACAAGGGCCGCCAAGGCCATCCAGTGGGTTTCAACGCCGAGCTGTATTCCGAGTTGGTTGACCTGCAAGGCGACGAGGGCGCGCGGCGCATCTTGGCCCGTTATCCCTCGCAGGCCGTGGACATCGACGATCCCGGCGTGCTGGTGGATGTGGACACGGTCGAAGACCTGGATCGCCTGCGCGGGCAGGTCGGTTGACGAGTCGCGTTCAGGCAGACTGGCCTCAGCCGAGCAAACCCTGCTGCGCCGCCAAATGCAGCTGCCGCTCCAACTCCCGGTCCCGGATGCCGTGGGCCTGCAAGCTCTGCACCGTGCGTTGCAGATAGTCCAGCGTGCTGCCGTAGCGGCCATGGGCGGCTTCGAAAATTTGCAGCAGGGCGGCGTCGCTCAAGTGCGGCACCAAACCAGGGCTTTGCCGCTCCAGAGTGAAGCTCAGTGCGCGGCGTGGGCCGCTGCTGCTCAGGCAGTTCAGCCAGCGCGGCTGGTAGGAGCCCACCACCATTTCGCGTGCCCACAACTCGCATAGCACGGCCGGGCTTTGCTCCGGACTCACGCGGTAGAACAAGCCCCGGCAACTGCCGCCCGGCAAGAGGCATAGCACTAGGCCGGGCTGGGCCGCATTGCCTCGGTTGACCAGTGAGCGCAGGCGCAGCGCGCGGTGAAAGCCGTGCACCTGTGCCGGGCCTTGCTCCACGGCTTCGAAGCCGGGCTTCCAGATCAGTGAGCCGTAGGCAAACAGCAGCAGACCTTGCTGGCGGCACCATTGCTGCTCCGCCTGGCGATACAGCGCTTGGCTGCGCGCGGGCAGGGCTTGAATGATGGCCGGTAACTCGGGGTCAGGTCTTGATGGCGACATGCACCCATGCTGCCATAGCTTTGCAGGCCTTGCGCCCAGCGCGAGTTGGGGGCGCATTGTCCCGTGCGAATGGCGCCGGCGCATTGCGCAAAACGCAATGGGGTTTTGCCGCTTGTCCGCTCGGTGGGCTTGGCGACAATGTGCGGCCGCATGGATAACAGACTCTTCCTCTCTCTTCACCGCCAAGTTTTGCGCCTTCGTACCGCCGGTGGCATGAGTGCGGTCCTCCTGAGTCTTCTGGGCTTGGCGACGCCCGACTTGGTTTGGGCTGCAGCTTCGCCCGCCCCGGTGGCCGCCAGTGCCAGCCCCGTGGTGTCTCCCGGATCACCGAGCACAGCTCCCCCAGTAGCCGCAAGCACCGTATCAGGCAATCCGGCATCAGCCCTGGCCAGCGGGGAGGGCTCCAACACCTTGCGAAAAATCCGCGACACCGGCTTGATCGTGTTGGGCTACCGGGCCGCATCGCCACCGTTTTCCTATCTGGATGCGCGGCTCAAGCCCATGGGCTACTCCATTGATCTCTGCACGCAGATGGTGGAGGCGATTAAGCAGCGCCTCGATCTGCCTGCCTTGGAAGTCAAATACCTGCCGGTCAGCTCTGCCACCCGCATGCCCTTGGTGGCCAATGGCACAGTGGATCTGGAGTGCGGCATCACCACCAACACGCTGGAGCGGCAAAAGACCCAGTCCTTCTCGCTGACGATCTTTCTGGCCCAGACCCGGCTAATGTCCAAACGCGTGGCACCGCTGCGCAAGCTCGACGATTTGCGAGGCCTGTCGGTGGCCTCCACCATCGGCACCACCAGCATCCAGCTGCTGCATCAGGCCAATCTGAACCAGCAGCTCGGCATGCGCATTGTGGTGGGGCAAGACGACCATGACGCTTTTCGCCTGCTGCTGACCGACCGCGCTGCCGCCTATGCCATGGACGATGTGCTGCTGCGCATGTCGCAGATCAGCGCGGCGCGGCCGGAGGACTTTGTGATCTCGGACGAGGTGTTCTCGGTCGAGCCCTATGCCATCGGCCTGCCGCGCGATGACGCTGTATTCAAGAGTTTGGTGGACGGCGTCATTGCGGGCATTTACCAACGCGGCGAAATTCAGGCCCTGTACCGCAAATGGTTCCAGTCACCGATTCCGCCGCGCGGCATCAATCTGAATTTGCCCATGGGCGAGGCTTTTAAACGCCTGGTGCAAAAGCCCACGGACTCGGCCGACCCCGCGGCCTATCGATAGTCGGCCGAGCTGTTGATGCGCTGACTCCGGTCAGCGGAATTTTTCCAGCTCGATGCCATGCCGGTGCAGCTTGTCGTAAAGCGTCTTTTTGGCCGTTCCCAGCAACTCCATCGCCGCAGGAATGCGGCCCTGGCATTTGCGCAGCGCTTGTTCGATCAAGGCTTTCTCCACATGATCCATCTGTTGGGCCAGCGTGTGGCCGGGCTCGCCATCCGCTTGAGCGCTCGCACCTTCTTGGCTGTTGATGGCCAACACAAAGCGGTCGGCCGCATTGCGCACCTCGCGCACATTGCCCGGCCAGTCATGCGCCATCAACTCACGCAGGCGCTGGGGTGACAACTCCGGTGCCGGGCGCTCATAACGGGCGCAGGCCTGGGCGACGAAATGCTCGAACAGCAGCGGAATATCCTCGCGCCGCTGGCTCAGGGGCGGCAGTTGCAAGGTGGCCACATTGAGGCGGTAGTAAAGGTCGCCACGGAACTTGCCTTGCTCACTCAAGGCGCGCAGATCGGCCTTGGTGGCGGCGATCACCCGCACATTGATGGGCAGTTCTTCGTTGGAGCCCAGGCGCTCGACCCGGCGTTCTTGCAGCACCCGCAGCAGCTTGATCTGCAGGGCGATGGGCATGGTTTCGATCTCGTCCAGCAGCAGGGTGCCGCCGTTGGCATGCTCGATCTTGCCGATGCGCCGCTTGCCGGCCGAGGTGTAGGCACCGGGCTCATGGCCGAACAACTCGCTCTCGAACAAGGCCTCGGGCAGGCCGCCGCAGTTGATGGCAACGAAGTTGCGGTCGCGCCGGCTGCTCTGGTCGTGCAGGCAGCGCGCCACCAATTCCTTGCCGGTGCCGGTCTCGCCCAGAATCATCACATCGGCCGAGGTGTCGGCCAGATTCAGCACCTGGGCGCGCACCTGCTGCATGGCGCTGGAGTTGCCCAGCAACACCGCCTCCACACCGCTGCGCCGCTGCAACTGGCCGCGCAACTCATCCACCGCCACGCGCAGCACGCGCTTGTCGAGCGCGCGCTTGAGGGTGTCGATGAAGCGCTCCGGCGCGAAGGGCTTTTCCAGAAAATCGTAGGCACCGACCCGCATGGCTTGCACCGCCATGGCCACATCGCCGTGGGCGGTGACGAGCACGACGGGAATGTTGGGGTCGGTCGCCACCACATGGTCCAGCAGGCCTAAGCCGCTCATGCCGGGCAGGCGCACATCGGTGGCCACCACGATCTGCGCGCCGGCCTGGATATGGGGCAGGGCTTCCTCGGCGCTGGCGCAGGCGCAAACCTCCAGGCCTTCCAACTCCAGGGTCTGGGTCAGGCTGGCGCGCACCGGCGGGTCGTCTTCGACGAACAAAATCTTGTAACCCTCAAACATGGGACTCTTTCGGGCTCAGGGCCAAATCAAACTCAAACGTCATACCGGTGGCCGGCGGCGGGTTGTTTCGGGCGCGCAGTTGGCCGCCAAATTCGTGCACGATTTTCGATGAAATCACCAGGCCCAGCCCGAGGCCTTGGCCGGCGGGTTTGGTGGTGAAGAAGGGTTCAAACAGGCGCGGCAGCAAGTCCTCGGGCATGCCCGCGCCGCTGTCGCTGATCAGCAGGCTCAGGCGGGCCTCATGCATGTCGGTGTAGATGCGCAGGGTCTTGCTCGCGCTGGTTTGCATCGCGTCGACCGCATTGCCGATCAGATTGACCAAGACCTGCTCCAGCCGGTTGCCGTCGCAGCTCACCCGCAGTTGCTCGCTAACCTCGATGTTCAGCGTCACCTGCTCGGCCTGAATGCGGTGCTCCAGCAGGGTGCGCGCGCCCTGAATCGCCGCCAGCAGCGAGACCGGCGCTTGCGCGGCCTCGGCCTTGCGGGCGAAGCTCTTGAGCTGGCGGGTGATGGCGGTCATGCGCTCCACCATGGCATCGATGGCGCGCAGGTTCTCGGCTACCGTGCTGTTGCGGCCTTTCTCCAGCAGCAGCAGGCTGTTGCGGGAGAGGGCGCGCAGGGCCGTCAGGGGCTGGTTGATTTCATGCGAAATGCCGGCTGACATCTGGCCCAGCACGGCCAGCTTGCCGGCCTGCATCAATTCGTCCTCGGCTTGCAGTCGCTGATTGATCTGATGCTTCAACTCGCTATTGCTGTGGCGCAGTTCCTGGGTGCGCTCGGCCACTTGTTGTTCCAGCTCGCTGTGGGCTTGCTTCAAGGCCTCGCTGGCGCGGAACAGTTGCTCCAGGGCGCGCCGACGATAGGCCAGGTACAGCAAAACCAAGCCCAGGCTGGCGCCCACGGCCGCGCCGCCCCAGGCTGCGTAGCGCGCATGGCGCCAGACCTCGCTGGGGTCTGACAAGGTGACCAGGCGCAGGGCCAGCGGCACGATGGGCCTCTCTTGTGCCAACAGCGGGCGGCTGCGGGTCTCGCCGTCGAGCGCGGGCACTTGCACCAAGCTGGTGTCCTGTTGGTTCAAATCCTCGGTGGCCAGGGCCAGATCGGGGCCTAGATGGCTGGCATAGCGTCCGCTGGCCAGAAGCTCGGCGTGTTTCGCGGCGCTGCCCCGGTTGAGCAAGCGGTACTTCCAGGCCGGCACCGAGGACATGATCACCACATCATTGCTGTCCACCACCAGCAGCTTTTCGCCTTGTGAGCGCATGCCTTGATCCACCCAGGTCGCCTCCAGCGGCGCCAGGTTCAGCATCACCACCACTTGGCCAACGACCTTGCCGTCGCGTTGCAGGTTTTGGCTGAGCAAGTAGTCGGTGCTGGCATTGGCCTCGTTGGCGGCGAAGAACTGGCCGCTGCCGGCGCCAATCTGTTTGCCCAGGCGCCGCATCAAGGTCTCGGCCGGCGGTTCTTGCTTGGGCGCGATGGCATGGCTGCTGGCGTAGTCGTCGCTGGAGGCGATCACCCGGCCATGTGCATCGCAAATAAAGATCAGCCCCAGGCCCGCACGAACATTGATGCGCGCGAGCTTGCGGCTGGCACGCTGGCGCGCTGCCGTATCGCCGGGCTGCGCCACCGCAGTCATCAAATCCTGGTCAATCGCGATCAGGCTGGGCAGATAGTCGTAGCGTGCCAGCTGAGCTTCCAGGCTGGCGGCGTAAAGCTCCAGCCGCTCGGCGGCCACGGCGGCGAGCTGCTCCATGCCGGCGCGCTCGCTCAGGCTGTGGCCGATGTTCAGGCCCAGCGCGATCAAGGCCAGGGTGAGGCTGGCCACGATGCTGGGATGGCTGAGCCGATTGCGCCAGCGTTGGCCGGAAGTTGAGTGCAAAAGTAAGTGGGGCTTGGGCATTAGCCCGCCAGTGTGCCTAAAGCTGGCGCCGCTGTCGCGCAGTGCGCAAGCTTGAAAGTGCCACGCCGCGCACGGTTTTGGACGAGGCCGGGGAGGGTGTTGTGTGAGATTCCGCACTCGCCGGCTAGCCCCTGTGTCGAATTCCGCCCGAATGCCGGCGCCGGGGCTGCTGGCGCGGCCGCCGCGGCATAGGGCGCCCTCGGTGAATACCCGCGCTGCGCGATTTTTGGCACGTGGATTGCAAACCTTTGACGCAGATCAGCGCGGCAACCCTGTTGTCGCTTCCCGAAAAAAAGCAGCAAAGGACTCAAGCATGGAAACTTTTATGCAACAGATCATCAATGGTCTGGTGCTGGGCAGCATGTATGCCCTGGTGGCCCTGGGGTACACGATGGTGTACGGCATCGTCAACTTGATCAATTTCGCGCATGGCGAGATCTTGATGGTGGGCGGTATGGTGAGCTGGACGGTGGTGACGGCGCTGGCGGACTCGGGCCTGCCGGGCTGGGCGCTGATGCTGATCGCGCTGGGCTGCGCGGTGGTGACCTGCGTGACGCTGAACTTCGTGGTCGAGAAGGTGGCCTACCGGCCCTTGCGCAATGCGCCGCGCTTAGCCCCCCTGATCACGGCCATGGGCATGTCGCTGCTGCTGCAGAC is a window of Paucibacter sp. KCTC 42545 DNA encoding:
- a CDS encoding sensor histidine kinase gives rise to the protein MHSTSGQRWRNRLSHPSIVASLTLALIALGLNIGHSLSERAGMEQLAAVAAERLELYAASLEAQLARYDYLPSLIAIDQDLMTAVAQPGDTAARQRASRKLARINVRAGLGLIFICDAHGRVIASSDDYASSHAIAPKQEPPAETLMRRLGKQIGAGSGQFFAANEANASTDYLLSQNLQRDGKVVGQVVVMLNLAPLEATWVDQGMRSQGEKLLVVDSNDVVIMSSVPAWKYRLLNRGSAAKHAELLASGRYASHLGPDLALATEDLNQQDTSLVQVPALDGETRSRPLLAQERPIVPLALRLVTLSDPSEVWRHARYAAWGGAAVGASLGLVLLYLAYRRRALEQLFRASEALKQAHSELEQQVAERTQELRHSNSELKHQINQRLQAEDELMQAGKLAVLGQMSAGISHEINQPLTALRALSRNSLLLLEKGRNSTVAENLRAIDAMVERMTAITRQLKSFARKAEAAQAPVSLLAAIQGARTLLEHRIQAEQVTLNIEVSEQLRVSCDGNRLEQVLVNLIGNAVDAMQTSASKTLRIYTDMHEARLSLLISDSGAGMPEDLLPRLFEPFFTTKPAGQGLGLGLVISSKIVHEFGGQLRARNNPPPATGMTFEFDLALSPKESHV
- a CDS encoding gamma-glutamylcyclotransferase, which gives rise to MSPSRPDPELPAIIQALPARSQALYRQAEQQWCRQQGLLLFAYGSLIWKPGFEAVEQGPAQVHGFHRALRLRSLVNRGNAAQPGLVLCLLPGGSCRGLFYRVSPEQSPAVLCELWAREMVVGSYQPRWLNCLSSSGPRRALSFTLERQSPGLVPHLSDAALLQIFEAAHGRYGSTLDYLQRTVQSLQAHGIRDRELERQLHLAAQQGLLG
- a CDS encoding amino acid ABC transporter substrate-binding protein; this encodes MSAVLLSLLGLATPDLVWAAASPAPVAASASPVVSPGSPSTAPPVAASTVSGNPASALASGEGSNTLRKIRDTGLIVLGYRAASPPFSYLDARLKPMGYSIDLCTQMVEAIKQRLDLPALEVKYLPVSSATRMPLVANGTVDLECGITTNTLERQKTQSFSLTIFLAQTRLMSKRVAPLRKLDDLRGLSVASTIGTTSIQLLHQANLNQQLGMRIVVGQDDHDAFRLLLTDRAAAYAMDDVLLRMSQISAARPEDFVISDEVFSVEPYAIGLPRDDAVFKSLVDGVIAGIYQRGEIQALYRKWFQSPIPPRGINLNLPMGEAFKRLVQKPTDSADPAAYR
- a CDS encoding sigma-54-dependent transcriptional regulator; translation: MFEGYKILFVEDDPPVRASLTQTLELEGLEVCACASAEEALPHIQAGAQIVVATDVRLPGMSGLGLLDHVVATDPNIPVVLVTAHGDVAMAVQAMRVGAYDFLEKPFAPERFIDTLKRALDKRVLRVAVDELRGQLQRRSGVEAVLLGNSSAMQQVRAQVLNLADTSADVMILGETGTGKELVARCLHDQSSRRDRNFVAINCGGLPEALFESELFGHEPGAYTSAGKRRIGKIEHANGGTLLLDEIETMPIALQIKLLRVLQERRVERLGSNEELPINVRVIAATKADLRALSEQGKFRGDLYYRLNVATLQLPPLSQRREDIPLLFEHFVAQACARYERPAPELSPQRLRELMAHDWPGNVREVRNAADRFVLAINSQEGASAQADGEPGHTLAQQMDHVEKALIEQALRKCQGRIPAAMELLGTAKKTLYDKLHRHGIELEKFR